In Vigna unguiculata cultivar IT97K-499-35 chromosome 3, ASM411807v1, whole genome shotgun sequence, a single genomic region encodes these proteins:
- the LOC114178505 gene encoding flowering-promoting factor 1-like protein 3, whose protein sequence is MSGVWVFKNGVVRLVENPGGEAVEGSRGGRRKMLVHLASNEVMTSYSVLERKLYSLGWERYYDDPDLLQFHKRSTVHLISLPRDFNRFKSMHMYDIVVKNKNAFEVRDM, encoded by the coding sequence ATGTCTGGGGTTTGGGTTTTCAAGAACGGGGTGGTGAGGTTGGTGGAGAACCCTGGCGGTGAGGCGGTGGAGGGAAGCCGCGGTGGAAGAAGAAAGATGCTTGTTCATTTAGCAAGCAATGAGGTGATGACGTCGTACTCGGTTTTGGAGAGAAAATTGTACTCGCTCGGGTGGGAGCGTTACTACGACGACCCTGATCTTCTTCAGTTCCACAAACGCTCCACCGTCCACCTTATTTCCCTCCCTCGGGATTTCAACAGGTTCAAGTCCATGCACATGTATGACATAGTCGTCAAGAACAAGAACGCTTTTGAAGTTAGGGACATGTAG